AACAGACCACAGGTACCAACCAAAAAAATATGTAGAAATTCAAAATCCGGAATGGGTAAAAAACGCCACGATCTATGAACTGAACATCCGCCAGTTTTCATCGGAAGGCACTTTCAAAGCTGTGGAAAAACAACTGCCGCGACTGAAAAAAATGGGTATTGATATCATCTGGCTGATGCCCGTGCAGCCGATCGGCGTAAAAAACCGAAAAGGGACTCTGGGAAGTTATTACTCCGTGAAAGATTATCTGGATGTAAATCCTGAATTTGGATCTAAAAAAGATTTTCAGGATTTAGTCAATGCCATCCACAAGGAAGGAATGTACGTGATTCTCGACTGGGTGGCCAACCACAGCAGCTGGGACAACGATCTGGTAAAAAAGCATCCCGACTGGTATATCAAATCGCGCGAAGGAAAATTTCAGTCGACACCGTGGCGAGATTACGACGATATTATTGATTTTGATTACAGCAAGCCGGGTTTAAGAAAATATATGACCGATGCGCTGAAGTTCTGGGTAAAAGAATACGGAATTGACGGCTACCGCTGCGATGTGGCCAGTTTCATACCGTTGGAATTCTGGGAAAATGCCCGAAAAGAACTTGATGAAATAAAACCCATTTTCATGCTTGCGGAAGCCGAAGACAAGGAACTGCACCGAAAGGCGTTTGATGCGACCTACAACTGGACTTTGTGGAATTACCTGCACGACATTGCGATGGGGAAAAAAAATGCGGAGCAACTGGCGGGCGGCTACATTGCAGAGCATGTTTCCATATTTCCGAAGGAAGGCATACGGATGAATTTTATTGACAATCATGACAAAAACTCCTGGGAAGGCAACCAGTACAGCAATTTCGGCAGCGCGCTGAAAGCCGCAATCGTTTTTTCGGCAATGATGGACGGGATGCCGCTGGTATACAGCGGACAGGAAGCGGGACTGGACCGGTCCTTACAGTTTTTTGAACGCGATCCGATTGTCTGGAAAAAACATGAAAACGAGCAACTTTACACCTCGCTTTTTACGCTGAAGCATAAAAATCAGGCACTTTGGAACGGAAAATGGGGCGGCGAAATGGTCCGTATTACCAATGACCAAATGAAAAACGCCATCTCATTTGTGCGCGAGAAAAACGGCGACAAGGTTTTGACTTTTATAAATTTAAGTAAGGAAAAAATTACCGTCACTTTCGATACAGAATACGACAAGGGGCATTACACCATTCTTTTTACCGGAAAACAGATGCAGTTACCAGGAAAACTGGTTCTGACGATGGAGCCGTGGGAATATTTGGTGCTGCACAATTAGTTCTCACATATTACACAGATTTGCACAGAACAGTTGAATTCATTGATCAAGACATGTTCAGATATTCTTTTATTTAACTTAATAAATTTCACTCTAAGCAATAAAACTTTGTATATCATTGCGTTTATAACCGGATAAATTCCCTACATTTATTTTTGAAATGAAAATCGACCTCTATAATATCCTGGCAGTTGTGCTCATCATCATTTTGGGTTTGGGGCTGATTATCTATTTTTTCCAGCAGAAATTTTTCTTCCATCCCGAAAAACTTCCTGAAGATTTCAAATTTGCCTATGATAACCTGAACGCTGAAGAACTGACGGTGGAAACGGAACCGGGCGTGAAAATCAATTACCTGCACTTTAAAACCGAGCACCCGAAAGGCATTGTCTTTTATCTGAAAGGCAACACCAAAAGCATCAAAGGCTGGGGAAAATTTGCGATTGACTTTACGCGGCTGAGCTACGATGTGATCATGCTCGACTACCGCGGATTCGGGAAAAGCACCGGCAAAAGGACTTCCGACGGAATGAAACATGACATCCAGTTTATCTATAATCTGGTTAAAAAGCAGGTTCCCGAGGAACGGCTCATCGTTTACGGCAGAAGTTTGGGAACACCGTTTGCCGCCATGCTCGCGGCAAGAAACCATCCGAGGCTCCTGATCCTTAACTCCCCTATTTACAGCATCGAAAGATCGGTGATGCGCTATCTTCCGTTTCTGCCGGCAAAATATTTTGTAAATTTTAATTTTCCGACTTACAAATATCTGCAAAGTGTGCGCTGCCCCATCAAAATCATTCACGGCAGCGATGATCAGCTGGTTCCCGTAAAAACCGCGATCGAACTTTCCGAAATCCAGCCTGAAAACACGCGGCTGTACATCATCCTGAAAGCCGGGCATCTGGATGTGCATAAATTCAAGGAATATCACCGGATCCTGAATGAAATTTTTGAGGACATCGATGAGCCTGGAGAAGAAATTAATTTCTCGCAAACGAGCCTCAATATGAGTCACAGGGAATAAAATCGTAATTTTGAAGCGAAAATATGTCAAAAATCTTCCAGTACTTGCAGGAAAAAGTCGTATTCCTTCCGGTAAAACTTCCGGAGGATTTCGAGTACAGTTTTGACTGTGCTTTCGAAGAGTATTTTTTCGATACGCCAAATGAAGGTAAGATCAATGCCGTTCATTTCAAAATTCAAAAACCGAAAGGCGTCATCCTCTATTTTCACGGCAATTCGGACAATCTTGTGCGGTGGGGAAAAATTGCTTCTGACCTGACTGGATTTGGTTATGATGTTTTTGTACCGGATTACCGCCATTACGGCAAAAGCACCGGCCCACGAAATGAAGAATACCTTTTTTCGGACGCGCAGTTCTGTTACGATTTTTTAAAGAAACAGTACGGCGAAGAAAACATTATTGTTTACGGAAGAAGCCTCGGCGGAGCCTTCGCAGTAAAAATGGCTGCCGATAACGAACCTAAAAAACTTATCCTGGAAGCCACATTTTTCAACCTTCAGGACATTGTCAACCGCTGGCTGCCCAATTCGGCAACCGAAAAAATTTCGCCAAAAATGACCTATCACTTTCATTCCAATAAAAATATTCT
The sequence above is a segment of the Chryseobacterium taklimakanense genome. Coding sequences within it:
- a CDS encoding alpha-amylase family glycosyl hydrolase — protein: MAQQTDHRYQPKKYVEIQNPEWVKNATIYELNIRQFSSEGTFKAVEKQLPRLKKMGIDIIWLMPVQPIGVKNRKGTLGSYYSVKDYLDVNPEFGSKKDFQDLVNAIHKEGMYVILDWVANHSSWDNDLVKKHPDWYIKSREGKFQSTPWRDYDDIIDFDYSKPGLRKYMTDALKFWVKEYGIDGYRCDVASFIPLEFWENARKELDEIKPIFMLAEAEDKELHRKAFDATYNWTLWNYLHDIAMGKKNAEQLAGGYIAEHVSIFPKEGIRMNFIDNHDKNSWEGNQYSNFGSALKAAIVFSAMMDGMPLVYSGQEAGLDRSLQFFERDPIVWKKHENEQLYTSLFTLKHKNQALWNGKWGGEMVRITNDQMKNAISFVREKNGDKVLTFINLSKEKITVTFDTEYDKGHYTILFTGKQMQLPGKLVLTMEPWEYLVLHN
- a CDS encoding alpha/beta hydrolase, whose protein sequence is MKIDLYNILAVVLIIILGLGLIIYFFQQKFFFHPEKLPEDFKFAYDNLNAEELTVETEPGVKINYLHFKTEHPKGIVFYLKGNTKSIKGWGKFAIDFTRLSYDVIMLDYRGFGKSTGKRTSDGMKHDIQFIYNLVKKQVPEERLIVYGRSLGTPFAAMLAARNHPRLLILNSPIYSIERSVMRYLPFLPAKYFVNFNFPTYKYLQSVRCPIKIIHGSDDQLVPVKTAIELSEIQPENTRLYIILKAGHLDVHKFKEYHRILNEIFEDIDEPGEEINFSQTSLNMSHRE
- a CDS encoding alpha/beta hydrolase; protein product: MSKIFQYLQEKVVFLPVKLPEDFEYSFDCAFEEYFFDTPNEGKINAVHFKIQKPKGVILYFHGNSDNLVRWGKIASDLTGFGYDVFVPDYRHYGKSTGPRNEEYLFSDAQFCYDFLKKQYGEENIIVYGRSLGGAFAVKMAADNEPKKLILEATFFNLQDIVNRWLPNSATEKISPKMTYHFHSNKNILEVNCPLYHFHGDKDFVVPINSGKKLFETLHTEKPELEKKFIEIKGGSHDDLSKFEEFQTELNRIL